A section of the Streptomyces sp. CG1 genome encodes:
- a CDS encoding DUF6230 family protein, whose product MTTREGRTSKTRFALALLSLLGGGSVLLAGSAVGAVAVAFAGEVPITVHAARVSGSGVSVAPGTSGRGGLLPALATRLEKAGVQDACTTATADLPGAGAVTVVVRVARASATGLTVEAGKATAESVSVSGASLTVPQASLSRPTGLFRVGAEKVSGREVTTQPHAFTAGTVTYQGVSIDVHGGSGGCATETEGNR is encoded by the coding sequence GTGACGACGCGTGAGGGGCGGACCAGCAAGACGCGGTTCGCCCTGGCTTTGCTGTCCTTGCTGGGGGGCGGCTCCGTGCTGCTGGCCGGCAGCGCTGTGGGGGCGGTCGCCGTGGCGTTCGCGGGGGAGGTACCGATCACGGTGCATGCCGCGCGGGTGTCGGGATCCGGTGTGTCCGTCGCACCGGGGACCTCGGGCCGCGGCGGGCTGCTCCCGGCGCTGGCCACCCGGCTGGAGAAGGCCGGTGTGCAGGATGCGTGCACCACGGCCACCGCCGATCTGCCGGGAGCCGGTGCGGTGACCGTCGTGGTGCGTGTCGCGCGGGCCTCGGCCACCGGGCTGACCGTGGAGGCGGGGAAGGCCACGGCCGAGTCGGTGTCGGTCTCCGGGGCGAGCCTGACCGTCCCGCAGGCGTCCTTGAGCCGGCCCACCGGGTTGTTCCGCGTCGGCGCGGAAAAGGTCAGCGGACGGGAGGTGACCACACAGCCCCACGCGTTCACGGCCGGCACGGTCACCTACCAGGGCGTGAGCATCGACGTGCACGGCGGCTCCGGTGGCTGCGCGACCGAGACCGAGGGGAACCGGTGA
- a CDS encoding SDR family NAD(P)-dependent oxidoreductase: protein MRVPGSPSDPRSLPALPVTRPAGLPRPRDGRATPAPAAVTVVTGAGRGLGRAIAHRLAQGGHHLVLGDVDGPAVREAAAALAPHHLALEADVTRPDSMDALAEAAVSRFGRLDVWVNNAGVVPLGPFDELTDDELAYACTVNLTGVAHGCRAALARMRPRHHGHIVNIASLVAVKPLPGLAAYSATKAGVLALSEGLRRELRGRDIHVTTVLPYMVNTPAAAGLRPRLLPALRPEQVADAVSRVIRHPRPRVFVPRAGRLLSWMALAPQWAQDLADRLLKVDDIALRADTAARRPYDAELHHRAGAR, encoded by the coding sequence GTGCGCGTACCCGGATCGCCCTCCGACCCACGTTCTCTCCCCGCTCTTCCGGTCACCCGCCCGGCCGGCCTGCCCCGGCCGCGGGACGGGCGAGCGACCCCTGCCCCGGCGGCGGTCACCGTCGTCACCGGGGCGGGGCGCGGTCTGGGACGGGCCATCGCCCACCGTCTCGCCCAAGGCGGCCACCACCTCGTGCTCGGTGACGTCGACGGCCCCGCCGTGCGGGAGGCCGCGGCCGCGCTCGCCCCGCACCACCTCGCCCTGGAAGCCGATGTCACCCGTCCGGATTCGATGGATGCCCTGGCCGAGGCTGCGGTGAGCCGTTTCGGGCGACTCGACGTCTGGGTGAACAACGCCGGGGTCGTACCGCTGGGCCCCTTCGACGAACTGACCGACGACGAACTGGCCTACGCCTGCACCGTCAACCTCACCGGTGTCGCGCACGGCTGCCGGGCCGCCCTCGCCCGGATGCGTCCCCGGCACCACGGCCACATCGTCAACATCGCGAGTCTCGTCGCGGTCAAGCCCTTGCCGGGCCTTGCCGCCTACAGCGCCACCAAGGCCGGTGTGCTGGCCCTGTCGGAGGGGCTGCGCCGCGAACTGCGCGGCAGGGACATCCACGTCACCACCGTCCTGCCCTACATGGTGAACACCCCGGCGGCCGCCGGCCTGCGGCCCCGTCTGCTGCCCGCGCTGCGCCCCGAGCAGGTGGCCGACGCGGTCTCCCGGGTCATCCGTCATCCCCGGCCACGCGTCTTCGTCCCTCGGGCCGGGCGTCTGCTGTCCTGGATGGCACTCGCCCCACAGTGGGCCCAGGACCTTGCCGACCGCCTCCTGAAAGTGGACGACATCGCCCTGCGCGCCGACACCGCCGCCCGCCGCCCCTACGACGCCGAACTGCACCACCGGGCAGGTGCGCGGTGA
- a CDS encoding acetoacetate decarboxylase family protein, whose translation MTAPVFPPAPWQLTGDMIISVWRIPAAELPPWPLPPGSRPWITRRRSTLVTFWVDYRGEGVLSYREFLIAQAVRHGHRTAVSTVAAWVDDEQALHGGRTLWGIPKQLGTINLQAGAGRTHAELLLTDAPPVRAVHRTALQLPVRVPARAHLVQQLPDGAACRVPLRISGRPGIGRTRLTTGPSTPVSFLDGHRPLLSLTMRGFRSTVGHP comes from the coding sequence GTGACCGCCCCCGTCTTCCCCCCTGCGCCCTGGCAGCTGACCGGCGACATGATCATCTCCGTGTGGCGCATCCCCGCCGCCGAGCTGCCGCCCTGGCCGCTCCCGCCCGGCAGCCGCCCGTGGATCACCCGGCGACGCAGCACCTTGGTCACCTTCTGGGTCGACTACCGGGGTGAAGGCGTCCTCTCCTACCGTGAGTTCCTCATCGCCCAGGCCGTACGACATGGGCACCGGACAGCGGTCAGCACCGTCGCCGCCTGGGTCGACGACGAACAGGCTCTCCACGGTGGACGCACTCTGTGGGGCATCCCCAAACAGCTCGGCACCATCAACCTCCAGGCCGGCGCCGGCCGTACACACGCCGAGCTCCTCCTCACGGACGCCCCGCCCGTCCGCGCCGTCCACCGGACCGCACTCCAACTGCCGGTCCGTGTCCCGGCCCGCGCGCATCTGGTGCAGCAACTGCCCGACGGGGCCGCCTGCCGGGTGCCACTGCGGATCAGCGGACGGCCCGGTATCGGTCGCACCAGGCTGACGACCGGGCCGTCGACGCCGGTGTCCTTCCTCGACGGCCACCGGCCCCTTCTGTCCCTGACCATGCGGGGCTTCCGCAGCACCGTCGGCCACCCGTGA
- a CDS encoding DUF6114 domain-containing protein, whose amino-acid sequence MNALPGVGSWRGWRAWRRSRPFAAGVLLVLGGLELIGVSWVGLGFLRLTGTAGAASWGLGSLLVVAGTTTWRNPPLRHFCGVLAAVASLVSLVAANLGGLLLGFLLTATGSALAFAWIPRPVPLAGFSDRVEV is encoded by the coding sequence GTGAACGCGCTGCCCGGGGTGGGGAGTTGGCGTGGCTGGCGTGCGTGGCGGCGCAGCCGCCCGTTCGCGGCGGGGGTGCTGCTGGTCCTCGGCGGGCTGGAGCTGATCGGTGTCTCCTGGGTCGGCCTGGGGTTCCTGCGGCTGACGGGAACCGCGGGGGCCGCCTCCTGGGGTCTGGGGAGCCTGCTCGTGGTGGCGGGGACGACCACCTGGCGCAATCCGCCGCTGCGCCACTTCTGCGGTGTGCTGGCCGCGGTGGCCTCCCTGGTCAGCCTGGTCGCCGCCAACCTCGGCGGCCTGCTGCTGGGATTCCTGCTCACCGCTACGGGCAGCGCCCTGGCGTTCGCCTGGATCCCGAGGCCTGTTCCGTTGGCCGGCTTCTCAGACCGCGTGGAGGTATGA